One Salvelinus sp. IW2-2015 linkage group LG4q.2, ASM291031v2, whole genome shotgun sequence DNA window includes the following coding sequences:
- the LOC111963053 gene encoding uncharacterized protein, protein MDEDSALESYFDDPIGNVPDASGFLFEGDLGLQGAPQLQDPSFLSSLSQPEKDIGEDLDLSFLPDDLPEDTCGNAATNANMTQDRVFDGYRPEESAETDPNQPAVTGASTFCPMTPMTPMTPVAESSGIIPMLQNIVSTVNLACPLDLKSIALQARNAEYNPKRFAAVIMRIREPRTTALIFSSGKMVCTGAKSEEQSRLAARKYARVVQKLGFPAKFLDFKIQNMVGSCDVCFPIRLEGLVLTHQQFSSYEPELFPGLIYRMVKPRIVLLIFVSGKVVLTGAKERGEIYEAFENIYPILKGFRKQ, encoded by the exons ATGGATGAAGATTCAGCATTGGAGAGTTATTTTGATGACCCAATTGGAAATGTACCA GATGCCTCTGGCTTCCTGTTTGAAGGGGACCTGGGCTTGCAGGGTGCCCCTCAGCTCCAGGACccatcctttctctcctccttgaGCCAACCGGAGAAGGACATCGGAGAGGATCTGGATCTCAGCTTCCTGCCTGATGACCTGCCAGAGGACACCTGTGGAAATGCTGCTACTAATGCTAACATGACACAAGACCGTGTGTTCGATGGCTACAGGCCTGAGGagtctgctgagactgaccctaACCAGCCGGCCGTGACGGGAGCCTCTACCTTCTGTCCCATGACGCCTATGACCCCCATGACTCCAGTGGCTGAGAGTTCTGGAATAATCCCCATGTTACA GAATATTGTATCTACAGTGAATCTGGCTTGCCCACTGGACCTGAAATCCATCGCTCTTCAAGCCAGAAACGCTGAGTACAACCCCAAG CGTTTTGCTGCTGTCATTATGAGAATACGGGAACCTAGGACCACAGCACTCATCTTCAGCTCCGGAAAGATGGTCTGCACAGGAGCcaagag CGAGGAGCAGTCTCGACTGGCTGCCCGCAAGTATGCTCGTGTGGTGCAGAAATTGGGCTTTCCCGCCAAATTCCTGGACTTCAAGATCCAGAACATGGTGGGGAGTTGTGATGTCTGCTTCCCCATTCGGCTGGAGGGTCTGGTGCTGACTCATCAGCAGTTCAGCAG TTATGAGCCAGAGCTGTTTCCTGGTTTGATCTACCGTATGGTGAAACCACGTATTGTCTTACTGATCTTTGTGTCTGGAAAAGTGGTTCTGACAG GGGCTAAGGAACGTGGAGAGATCTATGAAGCCTTTGAGAACATCTACCCCATTCTGAAAGGATTCAGAAAGCAATAA